From Penaeus chinensis breed Huanghai No. 1 chromosome 43, ASM1920278v2, whole genome shotgun sequence, a single genomic window includes:
- the LOC125048219 gene encoding uncharacterized protein LOC125048219, which produces MTSRAHKMVALARAKIKEGAVPWSSTTNPESSNMDDVPWDMSPIPPPPSATEAIEEDLAFDANPALEIAVLETMEPKTGPELASQRLEAEPLPHQQHVVSTSSIPAETLNYVPGADQNKESSESSLRSGSASVSDSSSEELRHSQRLCPSLTPKAIRFLQQRNTTFFLCANDLEVTFVPST; this is translated from the coding sequence ATGACTTCCCGAGCTCACAAGATGGTGGCCCTAGCTCGGGCCAAGATCAAAGAAGGAGCAGTCCCCTGGTCATCTACTACGAACCCTGAGTCTTCCAACATGGATGACGTTCCCTGGGACATGTCACCtattcctccaccaccatcagcaaCTGAAGCAATCGAAGAAGACCTTGCGTTTGATGCTAACCCTGCTTTAGAAATTGCAGTCCTGGAAACGATGGAACCGAAGACTGGTCCGGAACTTGCATCCCAACGACTGGAAGCAGAGCCCCTTCCTCATCAACAGCATGTTGTTAGCACATCCAGCATCCCAGCGGAGACCTTGAACTACGTTCCAGGAGCGGATCAAAACAAGGAATCGTCAGAAAGCAGCTTAAGAAGTGGATCGGCATCGGTCAGCGATTCTTCATCCGAGGAGTTACGGCATTCCCAACGGCTCTGCCCGTCGCTTACCCCGAAGGCAATCCGATTTCTTCAGCAAAGAAACACGACATTCTTTCTTTGTGCCAACGATTTGGAAGTGACGTTCGTGCCTTCTACATGA
- the LOC125048220 gene encoding uncharacterized protein LOC125048220, whose amino-acid sequence MKYGARKGALKNSLLHFTLASKLRLAGIPHSGRTIKKKQVKVLNLGTWNVQTLLDNTKADRPERRTALVPKELARYNVNIATLSEIRFADKGMVAGIPSSGADAAPPNGKRQAGHQRQVLDALIASVPQSELFILGDFNARVGTDHQTWEGIFGGHGTGKCNSNGLLLLKLCATHDLALTNTLFRLPTHNKTTWMHPRSQHWHLIDYVITRKRDVQDVRVTRAMCGADCWTDNRLIVSKCKLCILPKRRPQGQKSAKRLNISKLKNSNIAQEFARDLDDRLPDTPQDEQDSTEEQWTAFREVVYSTALEHLGPATRKQQDWFDENDVEIQALLSEKHQLFRTHQNDPTPRAKKDAFACAKSKVHEMQDTWYCKKAEEIQGYADSHNAKRFYNALKTVYGPQSTGSSPLLTADEMQLLTEKKQILDRWAEHFNQVLNRPATINNAAIARLPQVEINRDLDNTPTEEVRKAIKQLSCGKAPGSDTIPAEVYKAGGPALMQKLTELFQSMWSEGKVPQQLKDATMVHIYKRQGNRQSCDNHRGISLLSIAEKILARILLNRLLQHLEQGHLPESQCGFRAEHGTVDMIFAARQLQEKCQEQHSDLFVTFVDPTKAFDTVSRDGLWKIMEKFGCPSKFITIVQQFHDGMLVKVLDDRDESEAFPVTNGVKQGSSAWLFQPC is encoded by the exons ATGAAGTACGGGGCTAGAAAAGGTGCCTTAAAAAATAGCCTGCTTCACTTCACCCTGGCCAGCAAACTGCGGTTGGCGGGGATCCCACACAGCGGTCgaacaataaagaagaaacaagtgAAGGTACTCAACCTTGGCACGTGGAACGTGCAAACTCTACTGGACAACACCAAGGCAGACAGACCTGAAAGGAGAACTGCACTAGTCCCCAAAGAACTAGCTCGCTACAACGTCAACATAGCAACCCTCAGCGAAATCCGCTTTGCAGACAAAGGCATGGTGGCGGGTATACCTTCTTCTGGAGCGGACGCAGCACCACCGAACGGCAAGAGGCAGGC AGGACATCAAAGACAAGTTCTAGACGCCCTCATTGCATCTGTCCCACAGTCAGAGCTCTTCATCCTCGGGGACTTCAATGCCAGAGTGGGGACAGATCACCAAACCTGGGAAGGGATCTTTGGAGGACATGGCACTGGCAAGTGCAACAGCAACGGCCTTCTGCTCCTCAAATTGTGTGCAACCCATGACCTCGCCCTCACCAACACACTGTTCCGGCTCCCCACCCATAACAAGACAACTTGGATGCACCCACGCTCCCAGCATTGGCATCTAATTGACTATGTCATCACCAGGAAAAGGGACGTACAGGACGTGAGAGTGACAAGGGCCATGTGTGGTGCTGACTGCTGGACTGATAATCGACTCATAGTGTCCAAGTGCAAACTTTGCATCCTGCCAAAGAGAAGACCCCAAGGCCAGAAGAGTGCAAAGAGACTCAACATCTCCAAGCTGAAAAACAGCAACATTGCACAGGAATTTGCCAGGGACCTTGACGACAGGCTGCCAGACACACCCCAGGATGAACAGGACAGCACCGAGGAACAGTGGACAGCATTCAGAGAAGTGGTGTACTCCACAGCACTTGAACACCTCGGACCAGCGACCCGCAAACAGCAGGACTGGTTCGACGAGAACGATGTGGAGATACAGGCACTCCTGTCAGAGAAACACCAGCTGTTCAGAACACATCAGAACGACCCCACACCACGAGCGAAGAAAGACGCCTTTGCCTGCGCAAAAAGCAAGGTACATGAGATGCAGGACACGTGGTATTGCAAGAAGGCTGAAGAAATACAGGGCTATGCGGACAGTCACAACGCCAAGCGTTTCTATAATGCCTTGAAGACTGTGTACGGACCTCAGTCCAccggctcctcccccctcctcactgcAGACGAGATGCAGCTGCTGACAGAGAAGAAGCAGATCCTCGACAGGTGGGCTGAACACTTCAACCAGGTCCTGAATCGCCCTGCCACGATCAACAACGCAGCCATCGCCCGCCTACCTCAAGTGGAGATCAACAGGGATCTCGACAATACCCCCACAGAAGAAGTCAGAAAGGCCATCAAGCAACTTTCCTGTGGCAAAGCACCAGGATCAGACACAATTCCTGCAGAGGTATACAAAGCTGGAGGACCAGCTCTGATGCAGAAACTGACAGAACTCTTCCAGTCCATGTGGAGTGAAGGAAAGGTCCCACAACAGCTGAAAGACGCCACCATGGTCCACATCTACAAGAGGCAAGGCAACCGCCAGTCCTGCGACAACCACCGAGGAATCTCTCTTCTGTCCATAGCTGAGAAGATCCTGGCTCGCATCCTGCTCAACCGTCTCCTTCAGCATCTTGAGCAGGGTCACCTTCCAGAAAGTCAGTGTGGCTTTCGGGCCGAACATGGAACAGTCGACATGATATTTGCTGCACGCCAACTCCAGGAAAAATGCCAAGAGCAGCACAGTGACCTCTTCGTGACCTTTGTCGATCCGACGAAGGCCTTCGATACAGTCAGCAGGGATGGCTTATGGAAGATAATGGAGAAGTTTGGCTGCCCAAGCAAGTTCATCACGATCGTCCAACAGTTCCATGACGGCATGTTGGTGAAGGTACTGGATGACAGAGACGAGTCAGAGGCTTTCCCAGTGACAAACGGCGTGAAACAAGGCTCATCAGCATGGTTATTTCAGCCATGCTGA